The following are encoded together in the Streptomyces sp. NBC_00358 genome:
- a CDS encoding sigma-70 family RNA polymerase sigma factor produces the protein MDTRDDDGHDGFDDTVGDGYEGTARKRSGEGVGSGERTGSEARSVVEARADGDTHTSGEAQAGFEARAGFEARAAPYRRELLTHCYRMLGSVHEAEDLVQETMLRAWLAYDRYDADRASLRTWLHRIATNACLTALRGRARRPLPSGLVGALEDPGAPMTLRAEVPWLEPFPDPSTAGLSSGAGAAARDPAAVVVARGSLRLALIAAMQLLPPRQRAVLILREVLAWPATEVAEALGTSTASVNSALQRARARLVEAGLTEDEVTEPPDQDQRAVIDRYLRAFEDADLDALRALLTQDVVLEMPPVLNWYVGPDAYVAFIARVFAMRGTDWRMRPTSANGQPALAAYVRAPGDDVHRLHTLQVFTAARGAVSHTVVFQLPTVFTAFGLPEIWEP, from the coding sequence ATGGACACACGGGACGACGACGGCCACGACGGTTTCGACGACACCGTCGGTGACGGCTACGAGGGCACCGCCCGGAAGCGCTCGGGGGAAGGGGTCGGTTCCGGGGAACGAACCGGTTCCGAGGCGCGGTCGGTTGTCGAGGCGCGCGCAGATGGCGATACGCACACAAGTGGCGAGGCGCAGGCGGGCTTCGAGGCGCGGGCGGGCTTCGAGGCGCGGGCGGCCCCCTACCGCCGCGAGCTGCTGACCCACTGCTACCGGATGCTCGGCTCGGTGCACGAGGCCGAGGACCTGGTGCAGGAGACGATGCTCCGGGCCTGGCTCGCGTACGACCGCTACGACGCCGACCGCGCGTCGCTGCGCACCTGGCTCCACCGCATCGCCACCAACGCGTGTCTGACCGCGCTGCGGGGCCGCGCCCGCAGACCCCTCCCGTCGGGCCTGGTGGGCGCGCTGGAGGATCCGGGCGCGCCGATGACGCTGCGGGCGGAGGTGCCGTGGCTGGAACCGTTCCCGGACCCGAGCACGGCCGGGCTCTCCTCCGGCGCCGGGGCCGCGGCCCGGGACCCCGCCGCCGTGGTCGTCGCCCGGGGCAGCCTGCGCCTGGCCCTGATCGCCGCGATGCAGCTGCTGCCCCCGCGTCAGCGGGCGGTCCTGATCCTGCGCGAGGTACTGGCCTGGCCGGCGACGGAGGTGGCCGAGGCCCTCGGCACCTCGACCGCCTCGGTGAACAGCGCGCTCCAACGGGCCCGCGCCCGGCTTGTCGAGGCCGGCCTCACGGAGGACGAGGTGACGGAACCGCCGGACCAGGACCAGCGCGCGGTGATCGACCGCTATCTGCGCGCCTTCGAGGACGCCGACCTCGACGCCCTGCGCGCCCTGCTCACCCAGGACGTCGTCCTGGAGATGCCCCCTGTCCTCAACTGGTACGTCGGCCCTGACGCCTATGTCGCCTTCATCGCCCGCGTCTTCGCGATGCGCGGCACGGACTGGCGCATGCGTCCCACCTCGGCGAACGGCCAACCCGCGCTGGCGGCATACGTCCGCGCCCCCGGCGACGACGTCCACCGCCTCCACACCCTGCAGGTCTTCACGGCGGCCCGCGGCGCCGTGAGCCACACGGTCGTCTTCCAACTCCCCACCGTCTTCACGGCATTCGGACTGCCGGAGATCTGGGAACCGTAG
- a CDS encoding acyltransferase family protein, whose product MTTHEYPVGATPPLGTPKAAVPQPRPYLGTASDDWPHPRPEAGPDAAPRLDPASAPQTSQQTSQQTSQQTAPAPDSAGRSAPRRPSGRDRYLDLLRSIALVRVVVYHLFGWAWLSVLFPSMGVMFALAGSLMARSLSRPPVSVIRGRLRRLLPPLWAFSAVALTMMFAGGWNPMKDPDLGGGTWGLVDVFTYIVPVGAPPYPAHLGSESGLLESDWAVQGAGVLWYLRAYLWFVVASPLLLWAFRRVPWATLLAPLALTAVVGTGLVTIPGETGNAITDFAVFGGCWVLGFAHHEGMLAKVPRYLAVSGSALVMAFALWWASGHLGPDGWDLNDIPLADAMWSFGFVVILLQYSPSWQQLPGRLAKWDKLVTLSNNRAVTIYLWHNMLIMATVPIIDQAYNLPFMQGDSAVSALDASYTFWMFVLVWPLIGLAIMAFGWIEDIAAKRSPRLWPNGSKGSNGRKSKGRAGRGRRGKD is encoded by the coding sequence ATGACCACGCACGAGTACCCGGTGGGGGCGACTCCGCCGCTGGGCACCCCGAAGGCGGCTGTCCCGCAGCCGCGTCCGTACCTGGGAACAGCGTCGGACGACTGGCCGCACCCGCGGCCGGAGGCGGGCCCCGACGCGGCGCCGCGCCTTGATCCGGCCTCCGCACCGCAGACGTCACAGCAGACGTCACAGCAGACGTCACAGCAGACGGCACCCGCGCCGGATTCCGCGGGGCGGTCCGCTCCGCGCCGCCCGAGCGGCCGTGACCGCTACCTCGACCTGCTCCGCTCCATAGCCCTGGTCCGCGTGGTCGTGTACCACCTGTTCGGCTGGGCATGGCTGTCGGTCCTCTTCCCGTCCATGGGCGTGATGTTCGCGCTGGCGGGCTCCCTGATGGCACGCTCGCTGAGCCGGCCCCCGGTGAGCGTGATCCGGGGACGGCTGAGGCGACTGCTGCCCCCGCTGTGGGCCTTCAGCGCGGTGGCGCTGACCATGATGTTCGCCGGCGGCTGGAACCCCATGAAGGATCCGGACCTCGGCGGCGGTACGTGGGGCCTGGTCGACGTCTTCACCTACATCGTGCCGGTCGGTGCGCCTCCGTACCCCGCGCACCTCGGCTCCGAGTCGGGCCTGCTGGAGAGCGACTGGGCGGTCCAGGGCGCGGGCGTGCTCTGGTACCTGCGCGCCTACCTGTGGTTCGTGGTCGCGTCGCCTCTGCTGCTGTGGGCGTTCCGCCGTGTGCCGTGGGCGACCCTGCTGGCTCCCCTCGCCCTGACGGCGGTGGTCGGCACCGGGCTGGTCACCATCCCCGGCGAAACGGGCAACGCCATCACCGACTTCGCCGTCTTCGGCGGCTGCTGGGTCCTCGGCTTCGCCCACCACGAGGGGATGCTGGCGAAGGTCCCGCGCTACCTCGCCGTCTCGGGCTCGGCCCTGGTGATGGCCTTCGCCCTGTGGTGGGCCTCGGGTCATCTGGGCCCCGACGGCTGGGACTTGAACGACATCCCGCTGGCCGACGCGATGTGGTCCTTCGGTTTCGTGGTGATCCTGCTCCAGTACAGCCCGTCCTGGCAGCAACTGCCGGGCCGCCTCGCCAAGTGGGACAAGCTGGTCACGCTGTCCAACAACCGCGCGGTCACGATCTACCTGTGGCACAACATGCTCATCATGGCCACGGTCCCGATCATCGACCAGGCGTACAACCTCCCCTTCATGCAGGGCGACAGCGCCGTGTCGGCCCTCGACGCGTCGTACACGTTCTGGATGTTCGTCCTCGTGTGGCCGCTGATCGGCCTGGCCATCATGGCCTTCGGCTGGATCGAGGACATCGCCGCGAAGCGAAGCCCCCGACTCTGGCCGAACGGCTCCAAGGGCTCCAACGGCCGCAAGTCCAAGGGCCGCGCGGGGCGGGGGCGCCGGGGCAAGGACTGA
- a CDS encoding MFS transporter: protein MSPFTPYRRLFALPGTRAFTLGNLVARLPMGMFSVSAVIMIASSRGSYALAGAVTATGLVATAAVAPWTARLVDRHGQARVAVPATAFALLGGIGLVVCVRLGAPDWTLFAAYAATATTPNTGGMSRARWAHLLQGDAAALHTANSLEQAADELCFMLGPVLAAFLCGTFSPEAGMLVGSALLMTGVLLFAAQRSTQPPPRPRTTSASPALAPGMPPLLLSFLATGVVFGAMEVATIAFADQQGHRSAAGAVLALQAAGSCVAGLAYGAAKRGAPERSDPPGADGFSARRYPLCVGAMAVLLTLPLLAVRITGSLPVLAGALLVAGMATAPTMVTGMTLVQRRTPEGRLNEGMTLAVTGLLGGIAGGSAAGGWVVEHLSPADGYTVPVAAATVAFVIAASAARARPVRHPAHPGELRSANTPVAP, encoded by the coding sequence ATGTCGCCGTTCACCCCGTACCGCCGCCTCTTCGCGCTTCCCGGCACCCGTGCCTTCACCCTCGGCAACCTCGTCGCGCGGCTGCCCATGGGGATGTTCAGCGTCAGCGCGGTCATCATGATCGCGAGTTCGCGGGGCTCGTACGCGCTCGCCGGCGCCGTCACCGCGACCGGTCTCGTGGCGACGGCGGCGGTCGCTCCCTGGACGGCGCGGCTCGTCGACCGGCACGGGCAGGCCCGGGTGGCCGTGCCCGCCACGGCCTTCGCGCTGCTCGGCGGGATCGGGCTGGTGGTGTGCGTGCGCCTCGGCGCTCCCGACTGGACGCTGTTCGCCGCGTACGCGGCCACCGCGACGACCCCCAACACGGGCGGGATGTCCCGCGCCCGCTGGGCCCACCTCCTCCAGGGGGACGCGGCCGCGCTGCACACCGCGAACTCCCTCGAACAGGCCGCGGACGAGCTGTGCTTCATGCTGGGCCCGGTGCTCGCGGCCTTCCTGTGCGGGACGTTCTCCCCCGAGGCGGGCATGCTCGTGGGGTCCGCGCTGCTGATGACGGGTGTCCTGCTGTTCGCCGCGCAGCGTTCGACCCAGCCGCCGCCCCGGCCGCGTACGACCTCCGCCTCGCCCGCGCTGGCGCCCGGAATGCCTCCGCTGCTCCTCTCCTTCCTCGCCACCGGTGTGGTCTTCGGGGCGATGGAGGTGGCGACGATCGCGTTCGCGGACCAGCAGGGACACCGGTCCGCCGCGGGCGCGGTACTCGCCCTCCAGGCGGCGGGGTCGTGCGTGGCGGGCCTGGCGTACGGCGCCGCGAAACGAGGCGCGCCCGAGCGGTCGGACCCGCCCGGAGCGGACGGGTTCTCCGCGCGCCGGTATCCGCTGTGCGTGGGGGCCATGGCGGTCCTGTTGACGCTGCCCCTCCTCGCCGTCCGGATCACCGGTTCACTGCCGGTGCTGGCGGGTGCGCTGCTCGTGGCCGGGATGGCGACCGCGCCCACCATGGTCACCGGCATGACGCTGGTCCAGCGGCGCACGCCCGAGGGGCGGCTGAACGAGGGCATGACCCTCGCGGTGACCGGCCTGCTGGGCGGGATAGCCGGCGGTTCGGCGGCCGGCGGATGGGTGGTGGAGCACCTGTCACCCGCCGACGGCTACACGGTGCCGGTCGCGGCGGCGACCGTCGCGTTCGTGATCGCCGCGTCGGCCGCGCGGGCCCGGCCGGTCCGGCACCCGGCACACCCCGGTGAACTCCGGTCGGCGAACACCCCCGTGGCCCCGTAG
- a CDS encoding uroporphyrinogen-III synthase — protein MYDEQQRPDHGPLSGFTVGVTAARRADELGALLQRRGATVVHAPALRIVPLADDSELLTATKDLVDDAPDVVVATTAIGFRGWVEAADGWGLGEELLARLRGVELLARGPKVKGAIRAQGLTEEWSPSSESMAEVLDRLLEEGVDGRRIAVQLHGEPLPGFVESLRAAGAEVVPVPVYRWMPPEDIGPVDRLLDAALTRGLDALTFTSAPAAASLLSRAEDRGLQPELLAALHHDVLPACVGPVTALPLQAHGIDTVQPERFRLGPLVQLLCKELPGRARALPIAGHRVEIRGHAVLVDGSLRPVPPAGMSLLRALARRPGWVVARAELLRALPGSGRDEHAVETAMARLRTALGAPKLIHTVVKRGYRLALDPAADSKYADA, from the coding sequence ATGTACGACGAACAGCAGCGACCCGACCACGGGCCTCTCTCCGGGTTCACCGTGGGGGTGACCGCCGCACGACGGGCCGACGAGCTCGGCGCGTTGCTCCAGCGGCGCGGGGCCACGGTCGTGCACGCGCCGGCCCTGCGGATCGTGCCGCTCGCCGACGACAGCGAACTGCTCACCGCCACCAAGGATCTGGTCGACGACGCTCCGGACGTCGTGGTGGCCACCACCGCCATCGGATTCCGCGGCTGGGTGGAGGCCGCCGACGGCTGGGGCCTCGGCGAGGAACTGCTCGCACGGCTGCGGGGCGTGGAGCTGCTCGCCCGCGGGCCCAAGGTGAAGGGTGCCATCCGGGCCCAGGGACTGACCGAGGAGTGGTCGCCGTCCTCCGAGTCGATGGCCGAGGTGCTCGACCGGCTGCTCGAAGAGGGCGTCGACGGCCGCCGTATCGCCGTACAACTGCACGGTGAACCGCTGCCGGGATTCGTGGAGTCGCTGCGGGCCGCCGGAGCCGAGGTCGTCCCGGTGCCCGTGTACCGGTGGATGCCGCCGGAGGACATCGGGCCGGTCGACCGGCTGCTCGACGCGGCCCTCACCCGCGGCCTGGACGCGCTCACCTTCACCAGCGCGCCCGCCGCCGCCTCCCTGCTCTCCCGGGCCGAGGACCGGGGCCTGCAGCCCGAACTCCTCGCCGCGCTGCACCACGACGTGCTGCCCGCCTGCGTCGGCCCGGTCACCGCGCTGCCGTTGCAGGCCCACGGCATCGACACGGTCCAGCCCGAACGCTTCCGGCTCGGCCCCCTCGTGCAGTTGCTCTGCAAGGAACTGCCGGGCCGGGCCAGGGCGTTGCCGATCGCCGGGCACCGGGTGGAGATCCGGGGGCACGCGGTGCTGGTGGACGGGTCGCTGCGGCCCGTGCCGCCGGCCGGGATGTCACTGCTGAGGGCCCTCGCCCGGCGGCCCGGCTGGGTGGTGGCGCGGGCAGAACTGCTGCGCGCGCTGCCGGGCTCCGGTCGCGACGAGCATGCGGTGGAGACCGCGATGGCCAGGCTGCGTACGGCACTTGGCGCGCCCAAGCTGATCCATACCGTGGTCAAGCGGGGATACCGGCTCGCGCTCGACCCGGCCGCGGACTCCAAGTACGCCGACGCCTGA
- a CDS encoding glycosyltransferase — protein sequence MSRTSRHGPAPGAPGRDPGTTPKRDRNARRRRLPMRFLLPTTILLAMMAMLMLRGYVHSEILADHRIQPEAATGKVPEKILDGGPVIDTRSGRTTSLSLPDHRLVLTFDDGPDPTWTPKVLDVLKAHHAHAVFFVTGTMASRYPDLVARMVREGHEVGVHTFNHPDLSYQSKSRIDWELSQSQLALEGAAGIRTSLFRPPYSSFADAMDNKSWPVTQYVGTRGYITVVNNTDSEDWQKPGVDEIIRRATPKGGKGAIVLMHDSGGDRHQTVQALDKFIPELQAKGYDFENLTHALNAPSALTPVTGLDLWKGKVWIFLVQAAEKTTDVLVVCIAIVGVLVFTRFGLMLLLSAAHARRVRRKGFRWGRAPITEPVSVLVPAYNEAKCIVNTVNSLMASEHPIEIIVIDDGSSDDTARIVEDLDLPNVRVVRQQNAGKPAALNRGLANASHDIIVMMDGDTVFEPATVRELVQPFADRQVGAVAGNAKVGNRDTMIGAWQHIEYVMGFNLDRRMYDILRCMPTIPGAVGAFRRSALERVGGMSDDTLAEDTDITMALHRDGWRVVYAEKARAWTEAPESVQQLWSQRYRWSYGTMQAIWKHRGALVERGPSGRFGRVGLPLVSLFMVLAPLLAPLIDVFLLYGVVFGPTQKTIIAWLGVLAIQVVCAAYAFRLDKERMTHLISLPLQQILYRQLMYVVLLQSWITALTGGRLRWQKLRRTGVVGTPGSVQQPRAAHSGNERRPVG from the coding sequence ATGTCCCGCACCAGCCGTCATGGTCCGGCGCCCGGCGCGCCGGGCCGTGACCCCGGTACCACCCCGAAGCGCGACCGCAACGCCCGGCGCCGGCGCCTGCCGATGCGCTTCCTGCTCCCCACGACGATCCTGCTCGCCATGATGGCGATGCTGATGCTGCGTGGTTACGTGCACAGCGAGATCCTCGCCGACCACCGCATCCAGCCCGAGGCGGCAACCGGCAAGGTGCCGGAGAAGATCCTCGACGGCGGCCCGGTCATCGACACCCGCAGCGGCCGCACGACCAGCCTGAGCCTTCCGGACCACCGACTCGTCCTCACCTTCGACGACGGCCCGGACCCCACCTGGACCCCCAAGGTCCTGGACGTCCTCAAGGCGCACCACGCCCACGCGGTCTTCTTCGTCACCGGGACCATGGCCTCGCGCTATCCGGACCTCGTCGCGCGCATGGTGAGGGAGGGCCACGAGGTCGGCGTGCACACCTTCAACCACCCCGACCTGTCGTACCAGTCCAAGAGCCGTATCGACTGGGAGCTGTCCCAGAGCCAGTTGGCGCTGGAGGGCGCGGCGGGCATCCGCACCTCCCTCTTCCGCCCCCCGTACTCCTCGTTCGCCGACGCCATGGACAACAAGTCCTGGCCGGTGACGCAGTACGTCGGCACCCGCGGCTACATCACCGTCGTCAACAACACCGACAGCGAGGACTGGCAGAAGCCGGGCGTCGACGAGATCATCCGCCGGGCCACGCCCAAGGGCGGCAAGGGTGCCATCGTCCTGATGCACGACTCGGGCGGCGACCGCCACCAGACCGTGCAGGCGCTGGACAAGTTCATCCCCGAACTCCAGGCCAAGGGCTACGACTTCGAGAACCTCACCCACGCGCTCAACGCGCCGAGCGCGCTCACCCCGGTCACCGGCCTCGACCTGTGGAAGGGCAAGGTCTGGATCTTCCTCGTCCAGGCCGCGGAGAAGACCACCGACGTCCTGGTCGTCTGCATCGCGATCGTCGGCGTGCTGGTCTTCACCCGCTTCGGCCTGATGCTCCTGCTCTCCGCCGCGCACGCCCGCCGGGTTCGCCGCAAGGGATTCCGCTGGGGCCGGGCACCGATCACCGAACCGGTGTCGGTGCTCGTCCCGGCGTACAACGAGGCCAAGTGCATCGTGAACACCGTCAACTCCCTCATGGCGAGCGAACACCCCATCGAGATCATCGTCATCGACGACGGATCGAGCGACGACACCGCGCGCATCGTCGAGGACCTGGACCTGCCGAACGTACGCGTCGTGCGCCAGCAGAACGCCGGCAAGCCCGCAGCCCTCAACAGAGGCCTGGCGAACGCCAGTCACGACATCATCGTGATGATGGACGGCGACACCGTCTTCGAACCCGCGACCGTCCGTGAACTCGTCCAGCCCTTCGCCGACCGGCAGGTCGGCGCGGTCGCGGGCAACGCCAAGGTCGGCAACCGCGACACCATGATCGGCGCCTGGCAGCACATCGAGTACGTGATGGGCTTCAACCTGGACCGCCGGATGTACGACATCCTGCGCTGCATGCCGACGATCCCGGGCGCGGTGGGAGCCTTCCGCCGCTCGGCCCTGGAGCGCGTCGGCGGCATGAGCGACGACACGCTCGCCGAGGACACCGACATCACGATGGCGCTCCACCGTGACGGCTGGCGCGTCGTCTACGCCGAGAAGGCGCGGGCCTGGACGGAGGCCCCGGAGTCCGTACAGCAGCTCTGGTCCCAGCGCTACCGCTGGTCGTACGGCACCATGCAGGCGATCTGGAAGCACCGCGGAGCCCTGGTCGAACGGGGCCCGTCGGGCCGCTTCGGGCGGGTCGGCCTGCCGCTCGTGTCCCTCTTCATGGTCCTGGCCCCGCTCCTCGCGCCCCTGATCGACGTCTTCCTGCTGTACGGCGTCGTCTTCGGCCCGACCCAGAAGACGATCATCGCTTGGCTCGGCGTCCTCGCCATCCAAGTGGTGTGCGCGGCCTACGCGTTCCGCCTGGACAAGGAACGCATGACCCATCTGATCTCCCTCCCCCTCCAGCAGATCCTCTACCGGCAGCTGATGTACGTCGTCCTGCTGCAGTCCTGGATCACCGCCCTCACCGGCGGCCGGCTGCGCTGGCAGAAGCTGCGCCGCACGGGCGTCGTGGGCACGCCGGGATCGGTCCAGCAGCCGAGGGCGGCACACAGCGGCAACGAACGGAGGCCGGTCGGATGA
- a CDS encoding SgcJ/EcaC family oxidoreductase, producing MNSTDAGQGIRTVLDRLYSAWGDYDADAFAALYTEDATVVMPGVFNDGREEIRDYIAAAFEGPLKGSRPLDEPRRIRFPRPDTAVVVSEAGILLAGESEVPADRHHRATWVLVRDPAAGTWAITSYHNAAV from the coding sequence ATGAACTCCACCGACGCCGGCCAGGGCATCCGTACCGTCCTCGACCGTCTCTACTCCGCCTGGGGGGACTACGACGCCGACGCCTTCGCCGCTCTCTACACCGAGGACGCGACCGTCGTGATGCCGGGCGTCTTCAACGACGGGCGGGAGGAGATCCGCGACTACATCGCGGCCGCGTTCGAGGGACCGCTGAAGGGTTCCCGGCCGCTCGACGAGCCCCGGCGGATCCGCTTCCCGCGTCCCGACACCGCCGTCGTCGTCAGCGAGGCCGGGATCCTGCTGGCCGGGGAGAGCGAGGTGCCCGCCGACCGGCACCACCGTGCGACCTGGGTGCTCGTCCGCGATCCCGCCGCCGGTACCTGGGCCATCACCTCGTACCACAACGCCGCCGTCTGA
- a CDS encoding CGNR zinc finger domain-containing protein — MASGMATASYELRFDSGRICLDLTATTHPEERLDSAARLSAWVLASGLVPAGTPLAAVDTSWLLGFRELRGHIAQLVRGELDARPAEGALARVNAAALAVPPAPRALRADDGSLCRGLSSAPYCAELLSVVARDVLDLLTDPAARASLRQCEGDNCPIVYLDTSRGRRRRWCSSEVCGNRERVARHRRRAALARA, encoded by the coding sequence ATGGCATCGGGCATGGCCACAGCCTCGTACGAGCTGCGGTTCGACTCCGGGCGGATCTGCCTGGACCTGACGGCGACCACCCATCCCGAGGAACGCCTCGACTCGGCAGCCCGGTTGAGTGCCTGGGTCCTCGCGTCCGGGCTGGTGCCCGCGGGCACCCCGCTGGCCGCCGTGGACACCTCCTGGCTGCTCGGCTTCCGGGAACTGCGCGGACATATCGCCCAGTTGGTGCGCGGCGAACTGGACGCGCGGCCCGCGGAAGGTGCTCTCGCCCGGGTGAACGCCGCAGCTCTCGCCGTGCCGCCCGCCCCCCGTGCCCTGCGCGCCGACGACGGCTCGTTGTGCCGTGGGCTGAGCAGCGCGCCATACTGTGCCGAACTGCTCTCCGTGGTGGCCCGGGACGTCCTCGACCTGCTCACCGACCCGGCGGCACGGGCGAGTCTGAGACAGTGTGAGGGTGACAACTGCCCGATCGTCTATCTCGACACCTCGCGCGGCCGGCGCCGACGTTGGTGCTCCAGCGAGGTGTGCGGCAATCGGGAGCGAGTGGCCCGGCACCGGCGGCGGGCGGCTCTGGCACGCGCCTGA
- a CDS encoding nitrate/nitrite transporter: MTAPATSTAPARGGRWIEEWDPEDEAFWAEKGERVARRNLLFSVLSEHIGFSVWTLWSVMVLFMGPEYGLTPADKFLLTSMVTLVGAVVRVPYTFAVALFGGRNWTIVSASLLLVPTVAAFVVMEPGTSFTTFLVVGLLAGIGGGNFASSMTNINAFFPLRKKGWALGLNAGGGNIGVPVVQLVALAVIGASGGPRVLLGIYIPLIVVAAVLAALFMDNIASVKNDTGAAVDAAKDAHTWIMAFLYVGTFGSFIGYAFAFGQVLQVEFGRTPLQAAYLTFIGPLLGSLIRPVGGWLADRYGGARITLWNFVAMAAATGILVVVGSSEKSLPLFVGVFVVLFVLSGLGNGSTYKMIPGIFQKKALDSGLEGEAAARHGRRLSGAAMGLIGAVGALGGVGINLAFRQSFLDSGSGTGAFVTFLVFYAVAFGVTWAVYLRRPAAAETRAGVTTEAKPQLNYAEV; encoded by the coding sequence ATGACTGCCCCAGCCACGAGTACGGCCCCTGCGCGGGGCGGTCGCTGGATCGAGGAGTGGGATCCGGAGGACGAGGCCTTCTGGGCGGAGAAGGGGGAGCGGGTCGCCCGGCGGAACCTGCTCTTCTCCGTGCTGTCCGAGCACATCGGGTTCTCCGTCTGGACCCTGTGGTCGGTGATGGTCCTGTTCATGGGACCGGAGTACGGGCTCACCCCGGCCGACAAGTTCCTGCTGACCTCGATGGTCACGTTGGTCGGCGCGGTCGTGCGGGTGCCCTACACCTTCGCGGTCGCGCTCTTCGGCGGCCGGAACTGGACCATCGTGTCCGCGAGTCTGCTGCTGGTGCCGACCGTCGCCGCGTTCGTGGTGATGGAGCCGGGGACCTCGTTCACGACCTTCCTCGTGGTGGGTCTGCTGGCCGGTATCGGCGGCGGCAACTTCGCCTCCAGCATGACCAACATCAACGCCTTCTTCCCGCTGCGGAAGAAGGGCTGGGCGCTCGGCCTCAACGCGGGCGGCGGCAACATCGGCGTCCCGGTCGTCCAGTTGGTGGCGCTCGCCGTCATCGGGGCGAGCGGCGGCCCGCGGGTGCTCCTAGGGATCTACATCCCTCTCATCGTGGTGGCCGCCGTCCTCGCCGCCCTCTTCATGGACAACATCGCCTCCGTGAAGAACGACACCGGCGCCGCCGTGGACGCCGCGAAGGACGCGCACACCTGGATCATGGCGTTCCTGTACGTCGGGACCTTCGGGTCGTTCATCGGCTACGCCTTCGCCTTCGGGCAGGTGCTGCAGGTCGAGTTCGGGCGTACGCCGCTCCAGGCCGCCTACCTCACCTTCATCGGCCCGCTGCTCGGTTCGCTGATCCGGCCCGTCGGAGGATGGCTCGCCGACCGCTACGGCGGCGCCAGGATCACGCTGTGGAACTTCGTCGCCATGGCCGCCGCGACCGGGATCCTCGTCGTCGTCGGCAGCAGCGAGAAGTCGCTGCCGCTGTTCGTCGGCGTCTTCGTGGTGCTCTTCGTGCTCAGCGGGCTCGGCAACGGGTCGACGTACAAGATGATCCCCGGCATCTTCCAGAAGAAGGCCCTGGACTCGGGGCTCGAAGGGGAAGCGGCCGCCCGCCACGGGCGCCGGCTCTCCGGTGCCGCCATGGGCCTCATCGGCGCGGTGGGCGCGCTCGGCGGGGTCGGCATCAACCTCGCCTTCCGGCAGTCGTTCCTCGACTCCGGTTCCGGGACAGGGGCGTTCGTCACCTTCCTGGTCTTCTACGCGGTCGCCTTCGGGGTCACCTGGGCCGTATACCTTCGCCGCCCGGCCGCCGCCGAGACCCGGGCCGGTGTCACCACCGAGGCGAAGCCCCAGCTCAACTACGCCGAGGTGTGA
- a CDS encoding LysR family transcriptional regulator: MPGQPPFPGHLDPRLLRAFVAVAEELHFTRAAARMYVAQQSLSRDIRRLERELGTELFVRTTRLVTPTLDAERLLPYARRVLEAHDALLDAFVRRGGEERPLLVDVNSPGLVSSRILDRARELAPGSELMARYESGLTGAVAELLAGRLDASFGRFAGLDPTVRVRLEQRIVRYEPMAVVLPEDHRLAALDAVPLAALAGETVYAGAGNPRTLEWTDLAHHLFEGRGIQLASPAPVAVGAEEFQRIMMKTRTPVLAVAEFPAMPGTVARPLIDPVPLSPVSLVWRKGLVHPGISALVRAATELASEENWLLTPQDGWIPATDTHILTGGT, translated from the coding sequence ATGCCTGGTCAACCCCCCTTTCCCGGACACCTGGACCCCCGGTTGCTGCGCGCGTTCGTCGCCGTCGCCGAGGAGTTGCACTTCACCCGTGCCGCCGCCCGGATGTATGTCGCCCAGCAGTCCCTGAGCCGTGACATCCGGCGGCTGGAGCGTGAACTCGGGACGGAGCTGTTCGTCCGGACGACGCGGCTGGTGACGCCGACGCTCGACGCCGAGCGGCTGCTGCCGTACGCGCGCCGCGTACTGGAGGCGCACGACGCGCTGCTGGACGCCTTCGTGCGACGCGGCGGCGAGGAGAGGCCGCTGCTCGTCGACGTCAATTCCCCAGGCCTGGTCTCCAGCCGCATCCTCGACCGGGCCCGCGAACTCGCCCCCGGCAGCGAACTGATGGCTCGCTACGAAAGCGGACTCACGGGCGCCGTGGCGGAGTTGCTCGCCGGCCGGCTCGACGCCTCGTTCGGCAGGTTCGCGGGACTAGACCCGACCGTGCGGGTGCGGCTGGAGCAACGGATCGTGCGCTACGAACCGATGGCCGTAGTCCTGCCCGAGGACCATCGGCTCGCCGCGCTGGACGCGGTGCCGCTGGCCGCGCTCGCGGGCGAGACCGTGTACGCGGGAGCGGGAAACCCCCGGACGCTGGAGTGGACCGACCTGGCACATCACCTCTTCGAGGGACGAGGGATCCAACTCGCGTCACCCGCACCGGTGGCTGTCGGAGCCGAGGAATTCCAGCGGATCATGATGAAGACGCGGACTCCGGTGCTCGCGGTGGCTGAGTTTCCGGCCATGCCGGGAACGGTGGCGCGGCCCCTGATCGACCCTGTTCCGCTGTCACCGGTGTCACTCGTGTGGCGCAAGGGACTTGTTCATCCGGGGATTAGTGCGCTCGTACGAGCTGCAACCGAACTTGCGAGCGAAGAGAACTGGCTCTTGACCCCCCAGGACGGGTGGATTCCAGCCACCGACACCCACATTCTCACCGGGGGTACATGA